Proteins found in one Methylobacterium sp. CB376 genomic segment:
- a CDS encoding TIGR04282 family arsenosugar biosynthesis glycosyltransferase, with the protein MGRPASSTCAVGVMAKAPQAGRSKTRLCPPLTPAQAAALSAAFLRDTTAALARAAARAPIAPYAAYAPRGAEDAVRAGIAPGTALILADGSPPMPPGVEGFGRCLLHAVDGMLARGHPAVGVLSSDCPTLPASVLVEAARLLLAPGERAVLGPCADGGYYFLGLKGRHPALFANIAWSTGTVAQATRAQARRIGLALVELPEWYDVDDADALARLRGEAGAGSPATAAALARLAAAPRAEPAA; encoded by the coding sequence ATGGGCCGCCCCGCCTCCTCCACCTGCGCCGTCGGCGTCATGGCGAAGGCGCCGCAGGCAGGCCGCTCGAAGACCCGCCTCTGCCCGCCGCTCACGCCCGCGCAGGCCGCCGCCCTCTCGGCCGCCTTCCTGCGCGACACGACCGCCGCGCTCGCGCGCGCCGCCGCGCGGGCGCCGATCGCGCCCTACGCGGCCTACGCGCCCCGCGGCGCGGAGGATGCCGTGCGGGCCGGGATCGCCCCCGGCACCGCGCTGATCCTGGCGGACGGCTCGCCCCCGATGCCGCCCGGCGTCGAGGGGTTCGGGCGCTGCCTGCTCCACGCCGTCGACGGGATGCTGGCGCGGGGGCACCCGGCCGTGGGCGTGCTGAGCTCCGACTGCCCGACCCTGCCCGCCTCCGTCCTGGTCGAGGCCGCGCGGCTGCTGCTCGCTCCCGGCGAGCGGGCCGTGCTCGGGCCCTGCGCGGATGGCGGCTACTACTTCCTGGGGCTGAAGGGACGGCACCCGGCGCTCTTCGCGAACATCGCCTGGAGCACCGGGACCGTGGCGCAGGCGACCCGGGCGCAGGCGCGGCGGATCGGCCTCGCCCTCGTCGAACTGCCCGAATGGTACGATGTCGACGACGCCGACGCGCTCGCGCGGCTGCGCGGCGAGGCGGGCGCCGGGTCCCCGGCGACGGCGGCGGCGCTCGCGCGGCTCGCCGCCGCCCCGCGGGCGGAGCCGGCCGCGTGA
- a CDS encoding radical SAM/SPASM domain-containing protein, translating into MSASPGIANPRRYFEAVGDARDAVATAPPVCLYLEVTNRCNLLCETCPRTFETLEPPADMSWDLFTRIVDQVPGIARVVLHGVGEPMLVDDLPRMIRHLKARGTYVLFNTNGTLMQPKRFRDLIETGLDELRVSLDAADRASYRRVRGKDFFDRIVRDVGRFTAFQREAGAATPRVSLWLTGLKETIDQLPDFVRLAARMGVREVHLQRLVFDEAGYGMARADLSLFERAREEEHAAIAAAQAIGAELGVSLDASGATEPGLSLRRQAEDRPWATCRRPWSLMYITAHGRALPCCIAPFSVRGYDSYTLGDATQASLREIWNGEAYRDFRRALLSEAPPAPCRNCGLRWSL; encoded by the coding sequence ATGTCGGCCTCCCCCGGGATCGCGAATCCGCGCCGCTACTTCGAGGCGGTCGGCGACGCCCGCGACGCGGTCGCGACCGCGCCGCCCGTCTGCCTCTACCTGGAGGTGACGAACCGCTGCAATCTCCTCTGCGAGACCTGCCCGCGCACGTTCGAGACGCTCGAACCCCCGGCCGACATGAGCTGGGACCTGTTCACCCGCATCGTCGATCAGGTCCCCGGCATCGCCCGGGTTGTGCTGCACGGGGTCGGCGAGCCGATGCTGGTCGACGACCTGCCGCGGATGATCCGCCACCTCAAGGCGCGGGGCACCTACGTGCTGTTCAACACGAACGGCACCCTGATGCAGCCCAAGCGGTTCCGGGACCTGATCGAGACCGGGCTCGACGAGCTGCGCGTCTCCCTCGACGCGGCCGACCGCGCCTCCTACAGGCGGGTGCGCGGCAAGGACTTCTTCGATCGCATCGTGCGCGACGTCGGCCGGTTCACGGCCTTCCAGAGGGAGGCGGGCGCCGCGACCCCGAGGGTCTCGCTCTGGCTCACCGGTCTCAAGGAGACGATCGACCAGTTGCCGGACTTCGTGCGCCTCGCCGCCCGGATGGGGGTGCGCGAGGTCCACCTGCAGCGGCTCGTCTTCGACGAGGCCGGCTACGGCATGGCCCGCGCCGACCTCTCGCTGTTCGAGCGCGCGCGGGAGGAGGAGCATGCCGCCATCGCGGCCGCGCAGGCGATCGGGGCCGAACTCGGCGTCAGCCTGGACGCGTCGGGCGCCACCGAGCCCGGCCTCAGCCTCAGGCGGCAGGCCGAGGACCGGCCCTGGGCGACCTGCCGGCGGCCGTGGTCGCTGATGTACATCACCGCCCACGGCCGCGCCCTGCCCTGCTGCATCGCGCCCTTCTCGGTGCGGGGCTACGACAGCTACACGCTCGGCGACGCGACGCAGGCGAGCCTGCGCGAGATCTGGAACGGCGAGGCCTACCGGGACTTCCGCCGCGCCCTGCTGTCCGAGGCGCCCCCGGCGCCGTGCCGGAATTGCGGGCTGCGATGGAGCCTGTGA
- a CDS encoding glycosyltransferase, producing MSVVIPTLDEGETIGAVLREIPRAYAGDLIVADGGSRDDTRAIAAAAGARVIEAGRGYGRACAAGAAAARPESRVIAFLDGDGADRGDLIARIADPVLRGERDLVLASRTRGAREPGAMLWHQVLAGRLAGLGIGALYGVRYSDMCAFRAIGRDALARLNLREMTYGWNIEMQMQAARAGYRIAEVPVPYRCRAGGRSKVAGSLTGTLRAGSRIVSTFLRVAAGPAPPP from the coding sequence GTGAGCGTCGTCATCCCGACCCTCGACGAGGGGGAGACGATCGGCGCCGTGCTGCGCGAGATCCCGCGCGCCTACGCGGGCGACCTCATCGTGGCGGATGGCGGCAGCCGCGACGACACCCGGGCGATCGCGGCGGCGGCCGGCGCCCGGGTGATCGAGGCCGGGCGCGGCTACGGCCGGGCCTGCGCGGCGGGTGCGGCGGCGGCGCGGCCGGAGAGCCGGGTCATCGCCTTCCTCGACGGGGACGGCGCCGACCGGGGCGACCTGATCGCGCGGATCGCCGACCCGGTCCTGCGGGGGGAGCGGGACCTCGTCCTCGCCTCGCGCACCCGCGGCGCGCGCGAGCCCGGCGCGATGCTCTGGCACCAAGTGCTGGCCGGGCGGCTCGCCGGCCTCGGCATCGGGGCGCTCTACGGGGTGCGCTACAGCGACATGTGCGCCTTCCGGGCGATCGGCCGGGACGCCCTCGCGCGGCTGAACCTGCGGGAGATGACCTATGGCTGGAACATCGAGATGCAGATGCAGGCGGCCCGCGCCGGCTACCGCATCGCCGAGGTGCCGGTTCCCTATCGGTGCCGGGCGGGCGGCCGGTCGAAGGTGGCGGGATCCCTGACCGGGACGCTTCGGGCGGGCAGCCGGATCGTCTCGACCTTCCTGCGCGTCGCGGCCGGGCCGGCGCCGCCGCCATGA
- a CDS encoding pyridoxal phosphate-dependent aminotransferase, producing the protein MTEAFLLADYLARWSGEAPNDLAASDSETLPVASLLALADEEDRRRWNALDLGYADPRGAPWLRAAVASRYAGLAPEAVLACAGAQEAATCVLRALLGPQDHAVIVLPLYQPSERVVTALCAATGVPLAETGGSWALRVDRVATALRPNTRVVLTNFPNSPTGATLDGGTLRDLVGLCRARGLWLVNDEVYRETATDEGPPACVEAYERGVSVDGLSKGFGLPGLRVGWVACRDPILMARTLAVKSTLSSCLSATSEVLAHIALRHRARILARTRAIGLRNRARLDDLLARHRGRLAEDGSRNLAFGFPRYLGPEGAERFAVDLARRGRCLVLPSTLWRSPLAPLPADRLRIGLGQARAGAALDALDAHLEEVRA; encoded by the coding sequence ATGACCGAGGCCTTCCTCCTCGCGGACTACCTTGCGCGCTGGTCCGGCGAGGCGCCGAACGACCTCGCCGCCTCGGATTCCGAGACGCTGCCGGTGGCCTCGCTCCTGGCCCTCGCGGACGAGGAGGATCGGCGCCGCTGGAACGCCCTCGATCTCGGCTACGCGGATCCGCGGGGCGCCCCCTGGCTCCGGGCCGCCGTCGCCTCCCGCTACGCGGGTCTCGCCCCCGAGGCGGTGCTGGCCTGCGCGGGGGCGCAGGAGGCGGCGACCTGCGTGCTGCGGGCCCTGCTCGGCCCGCAGGACCACGCGGTGATCGTCCTGCCGCTCTACCAGCCCTCCGAGCGGGTGGTGACGGCACTCTGCGCGGCGACCGGCGTGCCGCTCGCCGAGACGGGCGGGAGCTGGGCCCTCCGGGTCGACCGGGTGGCCACCGCCCTGCGGCCGAACACCCGGGTGGTGCTGACGAACTTCCCCAACAGCCCGACCGGCGCCACCCTCGACGGCGGGACCCTGCGCGACCTCGTCGGGCTGTGCCGGGCCCGCGGCCTCTGGCTCGTCAACGACGAGGTCTACCGCGAGACCGCCACCGACGAGGGCCCGCCCGCCTGCGTGGAGGCCTACGAGCGGGGCGTGTCGGTCGACGGGCTCTCGAAGGGGTTCGGCCTGCCGGGCCTGCGCGTCGGCTGGGTGGCCTGCCGCGACCCGATCCTCATGGCGCGCACGCTCGCGGTGAAGAGCACCCTGTCGAGCTGCCTCTCCGCCACCAGCGAGGTGCTGGCCCACATCGCCCTTCGCCACCGGGCGCGGATCCTGGCGCGGACGCGGGCGATCGGCCTGCGCAACCGGGCCCGCCTGGACGACCTCCTGGCGCGGCACCGGGGCCGCCTCGCGGAGGACGGCTCGCGCAATCTCGCCTTCGGCTTCCCGCGCTATCTCGGGCCGGAGGGGGCGGAGCGTTTCGCCGTCGACCTCGCGCGGCGGGGCCGCTGCCTCGTGCTGCCCTCGACGCTGTGGCGCTCGCCCCTCGCGCCGCTCCCCGCCGACCGCCTGCGCATCGGCCTCGGCCAGGCGCGGGCCGGGGCGGCGCTCGACGCCCTCGACGCGCATCTGGAGGAGGTGCGGGCGTGA
- a CDS encoding pyridoxal phosphate-dependent aminotransferase — MPTPVPAFARIGEENAFAVLARATALAQAGRDVINLGIGQPDMPTPPHVVEAAIKALRDGHHGYTPATGILPLREAVARDLHRRLEVEVSPDSVMIVPGGKVTMFAAILMFGEPGAEILYPDPGFPIYRSMIEFTGATPVPIPIREANGFAFSAEETLALISPRTRLLIVNSPANPTGGVTPKAEIDRLVAGLAAHPDVAVLSDEIYGTMTYDGARHHTLLAYPEIRDRLIYLDGASKTYAMTGWRLGWSVWPAPLYEAARKLAVNSFSCVNAATQWAGIAALDGPQDAVAAMMAEFDRRRLLVVEGLNRLPGVSCITPKGAFYAFPNIARTGWKAKALASALLEEAGIAAIGGPDFGVHGEGYLRLSYANSAENIARALERMGGFLAANRR, encoded by the coding sequence ATGCCGACCCCGGTTCCGGCCTTCGCGCGCATCGGCGAGGAGAACGCCTTCGCGGTGCTGGCCAGGGCCACGGCCCTGGCGCAGGCCGGGCGGGACGTGATCAATCTCGGTATCGGCCAGCCCGACATGCCGACCCCGCCCCACGTGGTCGAGGCGGCGATCAAGGCCCTGCGCGACGGCCATCACGGCTACACGCCCGCGACCGGCATCCTGCCCCTGCGCGAGGCCGTGGCGCGCGACCTCCATCGCCGGCTCGAGGTCGAGGTCTCGCCCGACAGCGTCATGATCGTGCCGGGCGGCAAGGTCACGATGTTCGCCGCGATCCTGATGTTCGGCGAGCCGGGGGCCGAGATCCTCTATCCGGATCCGGGTTTCCCGATCTACCGCTCGATGATCGAGTTCACCGGCGCGACCCCGGTGCCGATCCCGATCCGCGAGGCGAACGGCTTCGCCTTCTCGGCCGAGGAGACGCTGGCGCTGATCTCGCCGCGCACCCGGCTGCTGATCGTGAACTCGCCGGCCAACCCGACCGGCGGCGTGACTCCGAAGGCGGAGATCGACCGCCTGGTGGCGGGGCTCGCGGCGCATCCCGACGTGGCGGTGCTCTCGGACGAGATCTACGGCACCATGACCTACGACGGCGCGCGGCACCACACGCTGCTCGCCTATCCGGAGATTCGCGACCGGCTGATCTACCTCGACGGCGCGTCCAAGACCTACGCGATGACGGGCTGGCGGCTCGGCTGGTCGGTCTGGCCCGCGCCCCTCTACGAGGCGGCGCGCAAGCTCGCGGTGAATTCCTTCTCCTGCGTGAACGCGGCGACGCAATGGGCCGGCATCGCGGCCCTGGACGGGCCGCAGGACGCGGTGGCCGCCATGATGGCGGAGTTCGACCGGCGCCGCCTCCTGGTGGTCGAGGGGCTGAACCGCCTGCCGGGGGTCTCCTGCATCACCCCGAAGGGCGCCTTCTACGCCTTCCCGAACATCGCGCGGACCGGCTGGAAGGCCAAGGCCCTGGCCTCGGCGCTGCTGGAGGAGGCCGGGATCGCCGCGATCGGCGGCCCGGATTTCGGGGTCCACGGCGAGGGCTACCTCCGGCTGTCCTACGCCAACTCGGCGGAGAACATCGCCCGCGCCCTGGAGCGGATGGGCGGGTTCCTGGCGGCGAATCGGCGCTGA
- a CDS encoding IlvD/Edd family dehydratase, whose product MAPTPRPRIDPSRLRSRLWFDNPDNPGMTALYLERYLNYGLTLAELQAGKPLIGIAQTGSDLSPCNRHHMELAKRVRDGITAAGGVAFEFPCHPIQETGKRPTAALDRNLAYLSLVEVLYGYPLDGVVLLTGCDKTMPACLMAAATVNIPAISLNVGPMLNGWSRGERTGSGTVVWKARERHAAGDIDYQQFLDIVASSAPSTGHCNTMGTASTMNALAEALGMALPGSAAIPAPYRERGQAAYATGQRIVEMVWEDLKPSDILTREAFENAIVANTAIGGSTNAPIHINAIAKLIGVPLSCDDWERVGYDIPLLVNMQPAGAYLGEEYYRAGGLPAVLAELIEAGKIHADALTCNGRTVGENCREARTWDREVIKPYSEPLRERAGFLNLKGTLFDSAIMKTSVISREFYDRYLSNPGDPYAFEGRVVVFDGPEDYHHRIDDPALDIDENTVLIMRGAGPIGYPGAAEVVNMQPPGALIRRGVLSLPCIGDGRQSGTSGTPSILNASPEAAAGGGLALLQNGDRVRIDLNTRRADILLPDEELARRREDLAARGGYPFPASQTPWQAIQRAMVEQLSEGMILRGSDAFQKVAQTMGPPRDNH is encoded by the coding sequence ATGGCCCCCACGCCCCGCCCCCGGATCGATCCGAGCCGTCTGCGGTCGCGGCTGTGGTTCGACAATCCCGACAATCCCGGCATGACCGCGCTGTACCTGGAGCGCTACCTGAACTACGGCCTCACCCTGGCCGAGCTGCAGGCGGGCAAGCCCCTGATCGGCATCGCGCAGACCGGATCCGACCTCTCGCCCTGCAACCGCCATCACATGGAACTCGCCAAACGCGTGCGCGACGGCATCACGGCGGCGGGCGGCGTCGCCTTCGAGTTCCCCTGCCACCCGATCCAGGAGACCGGCAAGCGCCCGACCGCCGCCCTCGATCGCAACCTCGCCTACCTGTCGCTGGTCGAGGTGCTGTACGGCTACCCGCTCGACGGCGTCGTGCTGCTCACCGGCTGCGACAAGACCATGCCGGCCTGCCTGATGGCGGCCGCCACGGTGAACATCCCGGCGATCTCGCTCAATGTCGGGCCGATGCTGAACGGCTGGAGCCGCGGCGAGCGCACGGGCTCGGGCACCGTCGTCTGGAAGGCCCGCGAGCGCCACGCGGCGGGCGACATCGACTACCAGCAATTCCTCGACATCGTGGCCTCCTCGGCGCCCTCCACGGGCCATTGCAACACGATGGGCACCGCCTCGACCATGAACGCCCTGGCGGAGGCGCTCGGCATGGCGCTGCCCGGCTCGGCGGCGATTCCCGCCCCCTATCGCGAGCGCGGCCAGGCCGCCTACGCCACCGGCCAGCGCATCGTCGAGATGGTCTGGGAGGACCTGAAGCCCTCCGACATCCTCACCCGCGAGGCCTTCGAGAACGCCATCGTGGCCAACACCGCCATCGGCGGCTCGACCAATGCGCCCATCCACATCAACGCCATCGCCAAGCTGATCGGCGTGCCGCTGAGCTGCGACGACTGGGAGCGCGTCGGCTACGACATCCCGCTGCTCGTCAACATGCAGCCGGCCGGGGCCTATCTGGGCGAGGAATATTATCGTGCGGGCGGCCTGCCGGCGGTGCTGGCCGAGCTGATCGAGGCCGGCAAGATCCACGCGGACGCGCTCACCTGCAACGGCCGCACCGTCGGGGAGAATTGCCGCGAGGCCAGGACCTGGGACCGCGAGGTGATCAAGCCCTATTCCGAGCCCCTGCGCGAGCGGGCCGGCTTCCTCAACCTCAAGGGCACGCTGTTCGACTCGGCGATCATGAAGACGAGCGTGATCAGCCGCGAGTTCTACGACCGCTACCTGTCGAACCCGGGGGATCCCTACGCGTTCGAGGGCCGGGTCGTGGTGTTCGACGGGCCCGAGGATTACCACCACCGGATCGACGACCCCGCCCTCGACATCGACGAGAACACGGTGCTGATCATGCGCGGGGCGGGCCCGATCGGCTATCCGGGCGCGGCCGAGGTGGTGAACATGCAGCCGCCGGGGGCGCTGATCCGGCGCGGCGTGCTCTCGCTGCCCTGCATCGGCGACGGGCGCCAGTCGGGCACCTCGGGCACGCCCTCGATCCTCAACGCCTCCCCGGAAGCGGCGGCGGGCGGCGGGCTGGCGCTGCTGCAGAACGGCGACCGCGTCCGCATCGACCTCAACACGCGGCGGGCGGACATCCTGCTGCCCGACGAGGAGCTGGCGCGGCGGCGCGAGGACCTGGCGGCGCGGGGCGGCTACCCGTTCCCGGCGAGCCAGACGCCCTGGCAGGCGATCCAGCGGGCGATGGTCGAGCAGCTCTCCGAGGGCATGATCCTGCGCGGGTCGGACGCGTTCCAGAAGGTCGCCCAGACCATGGGGCCGCCGCGGGACAACCACTGA
- a CDS encoding NAD(+) synthase — protein MFRSLYQHGFVRVAACVGQSHIAEPAANADEILALARRCHDQGVALAVFPELCLSAYAIEDLLLQDTLLDAVEAALADLAARTRDLLPLLVVGAPLRHRNRVYNAAVFVHRGRVLGVVPKSYLPNYREFYEKRHFAPGAGIAGAAIRLGGEEVPFGTDLLFGAEDLPGLVIGVDVCEDMWIPVPPGALAALAGASVLVNLSGSPITIGRAESRKLLCQSASARCLAAYVYAAAGPGESTTDLAWDGQTVIYEDGTLIAEGERFPAGPLVTLADIDLDRLRQERAQMGSFDDNARAVLGERPWRRVPFTVSPPSADLGLARTVERFPFVPADPARLAQDCYEGYNIQVAGLAQRLRAIRTEKVVIGISGGLDSTHALIVAAKAFDRLGLPRTNILTYTMPGFATSAETKGNAHRLMAALGTAAVELDIRPAARQMLADMGHPFGRGEPVYDVTFENVQAGLRTDFLFRLANQNDAIVVGTGDLSELALGWCTYGVGDQMSHYGVNAGVPKTLIQHLIRWVVASGQFDAEVNRTLEAILATEISPELVPVKEGEKLQSTEAKIGPYALQDFTLFYTLRYGFRPSKIAFLAARAWEDPARGPWPPGFPEASRGAYALPEIRAWMKVFLQRFFGFSQFKRSALPNGPKVAAGGSLSPRGDWRAPSDGNARAWLEELERNVPEA, from the coding sequence ATGTTCCGCTCCCTCTACCAGCACGGCTTCGTCCGGGTCGCGGCCTGCGTCGGGCAGAGCCACATCGCGGAGCCCGCCGCCAACGCGGACGAGATCCTGGCGCTGGCGCGGCGCTGCCACGACCAGGGCGTCGCGCTGGCGGTGTTTCCGGAACTCTGCCTCTCCGCCTACGCGATCGAGGACCTGCTCCTGCAGGACACCCTGCTCGACGCGGTCGAGGCGGCCCTCGCCGACCTCGCGGCGCGGACCCGGGACCTGCTGCCGCTCCTCGTGGTCGGCGCCCCGCTGCGACACCGCAACCGGGTCTACAATGCGGCGGTGTTCGTGCATCGCGGGCGCGTGCTCGGGGTGGTGCCGAAGAGCTACCTGCCGAACTACCGGGAATTCTACGAGAAGCGCCACTTCGCCCCCGGCGCCGGGATCGCCGGGGCGGCGATCCGGCTCGGCGGCGAGGAGGTGCCGTTCGGCACCGACCTGCTGTTCGGCGCGGAGGATCTGCCGGGCCTCGTCATCGGCGTCGACGTCTGCGAGGACATGTGGATCCCGGTCCCGCCCGGGGCGCTGGCGGCGCTCGCGGGGGCGAGCGTGCTCGTGAACCTGTCCGGGAGCCCGATCACCATCGGGCGGGCCGAGAGCCGCAAGCTCCTGTGCCAGTCGGCCTCCGCCCGCTGCCTCGCGGCCTACGTCTACGCGGCGGCCGGCCCGGGCGAATCGACCACCGACCTCGCCTGGGACGGCCAGACCGTGATCTACGAGGACGGCACGCTGATCGCCGAGGGCGAGCGCTTCCCGGCCGGCCCCCTCGTCACCCTGGCCGACATCGACCTCGACCGCCTGCGCCAGGAGCGGGCGCAGATGGGCAGCTTCGACGACAATGCCCGCGCGGTGCTGGGCGAGCGGCCCTGGCGGCGCGTCCCCTTCACGGTCTCGCCGCCCTCGGCGGATCTCGGCCTCGCCCGCACGGTCGAGCGCTTCCCCTTCGTGCCGGCCGATCCCGCCCGCCTCGCGCAGGATTGCTACGAGGGCTACAACATCCAGGTCGCGGGCCTCGCCCAGCGCCTGCGCGCCATCCGCACCGAGAAGGTGGTGATCGGCATCTCCGGCGGCCTCGATTCGACCCACGCCCTCATCGTGGCCGCCAAGGCCTTCGACCGGCTTGGTCTTCCGCGCACCAACATCCTGACCTACACGATGCCGGGCTTCGCCACCTCGGCGGAGACGAAGGGCAATGCCCATCGGCTGATGGCGGCCCTCGGCACGGCGGCGGTCGAGCTCGACATCCGCCCGGCGGCCCGCCAGATGCTCGCCGACATGGGCCACCCGTTCGGGCGCGGCGAGCCGGTCTACGACGTGACCTTCGAGAACGTGCAGGCGGGCCTGCGCACCGACTTCCTGTTCCGCCTCGCCAACCAGAACGACGCGATCGTGGTCGGCACCGGGGACCTGTCGGAGCTGGCCCTCGGCTGGTGCACCTACGGCGTCGGCGACCAGATGTCCCATTACGGGGTCAATGCCGGGGTGCCCAAGACCCTGATCCAGCACCTGATCCGCTGGGTGGTCGCCTCCGGCCAGTTCGACGCGGAGGTGAACCGCACCCTGGAGGCGATCCTCGCCACCGAGATCTCGCCCGAACTCGTGCCCGTGAAGGAGGGCGAGAAGCTCCAGAGCACCGAGGCCAAGATCGGCCCCTACGCGCTGCAGGATTTCACCCTGTTCTACACGCTGCGCTACGGGTTCCGGCCCTCCAAGATCGCCTTCCTGGCGGCCCGCGCCTGGGAGGACCCCGCGCGCGGCCCCTGGCCGCCCGGCTTCCCCGAGGCGAGCCGGGGCGCCTACGCCCTGCCGGAGATCCGCGCCTGGATGAAGGTGTTCCTGCAGCGCTTCTTCGGCTTCAGCCAGTTCAAGCGCTCGGCCCTGCCGAACGGCCCGAAGGTGGCGGCGGGCGGCTCCCTCTCGCCCCGCGGCGATTGGCGCGCGCCCTCGGACGGCAACGCGCGCGCCTGGCTGGAGGAGCTGGAGCGGAACGTCCCCGAGGCGTAG
- a CDS encoding MFS transporter: MRAVAVLWGAFFLINFNAAITAASVALMSAMSLGVRLAGAVAWQLPLVPAALLASGFCLAATRLPSTPREGRAASRVTLATYRERVLSLASGTGPLLMAYVARSAGTFAFIGLYPTWILRDGLPDRGPAVIGAMLFVGEVGGFAGAMVSGWVAKRVARPLGLCTGVVLATALIVASVPFGQGNLPFQTLAYAAYAFGRDMITALLLQGAMAVVPAAERGSLGAILNATFQLGGAVGALAGAALYAADPGFLANAAASAALFVGMGGLLRRADARRPAA; encoded by the coding sequence ATGCGCGCCGTGGCCGTGCTGTGGGGAGCGTTCTTCCTCATCAATTTCAACGCCGCGATCACCGCCGCCTCGGTCGCCCTGATGAGCGCCATGTCGCTCGGCGTGCGGCTCGCCGGCGCCGTGGCCTGGCAGCTGCCCCTCGTTCCGGCCGCGCTCCTCGCGAGCGGCTTCTGTCTCGCGGCGACGCGTCTTCCTTCGACGCCGCGCGAGGGGCGCGCCGCGAGCCGGGTCACGCTCGCGACCTACCGCGAACGCGTCCTGTCCCTCGCGAGCGGCACGGGCCCGCTGCTCATGGCCTATGTCGCACGCAGCGCAGGCACCTTCGCGTTCATCGGCCTCTATCCGACCTGGATCCTCCGAGACGGCCTGCCGGACCGGGGGCCGGCGGTGATCGGGGCGATGCTGTTCGTGGGCGAGGTCGGAGGCTTCGCGGGCGCGATGGTCTCCGGCTGGGTCGCCAAGCGCGTCGCGAGGCCGCTCGGCCTCTGCACCGGCGTCGTTCTCGCGACCGCGCTCATCGTCGCCTCCGTCCCCTTCGGCCAGGGCAATCTGCCCTTCCAGACGCTGGCCTACGCGGCCTACGCGTTCGGCCGGGACATGATCACGGCGCTGCTGCTCCAGGGGGCGATGGCCGTCGTGCCGGCGGCGGAGCGCGGCAGCCTCGGCGCGATCCTGAACGCCACCTTTCAGCTCGGCGGCGCGGTCGGCGCGCTCGCCGGCGCCGCCCTCTACGCCGCCGATCCCGGTTTCCTGGCCAACGCGGCCGCCTCCGCCGCCCTGTTCGTCGGGATGGGCGGCCTGCTCCGGCGCGCCGATGCGCGTCGTCCCGCGGCCTGA
- a CDS encoding outer-membrane lipoprotein carrier protein LolA, giving the protein MTGRPRSGPLALLAALLCLAGAAPAQAQVTSFLDSLFGTKRDQGPQAQPDPAQAAPSGAPGAAGGAPTLSRAPLPPRRPTALGGAKAPVEGGETVAVPAAAPAPAAPPQQVAAVTTPAAVDLSNPAAVVERANGYFNSVSTLTGNFVQIAADGRKIGGKLYLAKPGRLRFDYDQPSPLEVVADGTSVAVRDRKLATQDLYFISQTPLKFLLRDRIDLARDLSVTDVSTEPGGVRISLEDRSTLGGTSRIVLVFDEAMKSLSQWRITDPQGYQTTVLLSNLQRGRPIDGMMFVINYGRPEDKELEQRMRQTQQR; this is encoded by the coding sequence ATGACCGGCCGCCCCCGCTCCGGCCCGCTCGCCCTCCTCGCGGCGCTCCTCTGCCTCGCCGGCGCGGCGCCTGCCCAGGCGCAGGTGACGTCCTTCCTCGACAGCCTGTTCGGGACCAAGCGTGACCAGGGCCCGCAGGCGCAGCCCGATCCGGCCCAGGCCGCTCCGAGCGGCGCGCCGGGTGCCGCGGGCGGCGCACCGACGCTGTCGCGCGCGCCGCTGCCGCCGCGGCGCCCCACGGCGCTCGGGGGCGCGAAGGCGCCCGTGGAGGGCGGCGAGACGGTGGCGGTCCCCGCGGCCGCGCCGGCCCCGGCCGCGCCGCCGCAGCAGGTCGCCGCCGTGACCACGCCGGCCGCCGTCGACCTCAGCAACCCCGCCGCGGTGGTCGAGCGGGCCAACGGCTACTTCAACAGCGTCTCGACGCTGACCGGCAACTTCGTGCAGATCGCGGCGGACGGCCGCAAGATCGGCGGCAAGCTCTACCTCGCCAAGCCCGGCCGCCTGCGCTTCGACTACGACCAGCCCTCGCCGCTCGAAGTGGTGGCGGACGGCACCTCGGTGGCGGTGCGCGACCGCAAGCTCGCGACCCAGGACCTCTACTTCATCTCGCAGACGCCGCTGAAATTCCTGCTGCGGGACAGGATCGACCTCGCCCGCGACCTCTCGGTCACGGATGTCTCGACGGAGCCCGGCGGCGTGCGCATCAGCCTGGAGGACCGCTCGACGCTGGGCGGCACCTCCCGCATCGTCCTCGTGTTCGACGAGGCGATGAAGAGCCTGAGCCAGTGGCGGATCACCGACCCGCAGGGCTACCAGACCACCGTGCTGCTCTCGAACCTGCAGCGCGGCCGGCCGATCGACGGCATGATGTTCGTGATCAATTACGGCCGGCCCGAGGACAAGGAGCTGGAGCAGCGCATGCGGCAGACGCAGCAGCGCTGA